One window from the genome of Ammospiza nelsoni isolate bAmmNel1 chromosome 16, bAmmNel1.pri, whole genome shotgun sequence encodes:
- the PWWP2A gene encoding PWWP domain-containing protein 2A isoform X2, with the protein MAAMAAEAAATAAVPGDGGAGEAEPEMEPIPGSEAGADPLPAVSEAVESAVPDGEEADGGKAEEPPPVQRARSPGGTREPDAGRTEEPPPPPRSPGVESPRTEPRAAPSPGCSEPPQPCPPPEPAREPPQPCPPAAGGSAGPGEEPPRPEEEEPDAAAAAAAAAVEPEPAVPAAPGGGEAEVPALLPGSEVRVTLDHIIEDALVVSFRLGEKLFSGVLMDLSKRFGPHGIPVTIFPKREYKDKPEAMQLQSKPFQEEVQVKCEADAAVPDDSSLTQPSEPSIAKSLWTSKPPPLFHEGAPYPPPLFIRDTYNQSIPQPPPRKIKRPKRKMYREEPTSIMNAIKLRPRQVLCDKCKNSVVAEKKEIKKGGNASDSSKYEDSKKRRNESVTTVNKKLKTDHKVDGKSQNESQKRNAVVKVSNIAHSRSRVVKVSAQANTSKAQLNTKKVLQSKNMDHAKAREVLKMAKEKAQKKQSATSSSKNAHSKVHFTRRLQNTSSGSLPPRLRLKPQRYRNEENDSSLKTGLEKIRSGKMATKPQSRCSSTRSAAQRH; encoded by the exons ATGGCGGCCATGGCTGCGGAGGCGGCGGCGACTGCGGCGGTGCCGGGGGACGGCGGGGCCGGCGAGGCCGAGCCCGAGATGGAGCCGATCCCGGGCAGCGAGGCCGGCGCGGACCCTCTACCGGCCGTCAGCGAGGCCGTGGAGTCGGCGGTGCCGGATGGCGAGGAGGCCGACGGCGGCAAGGCCGAGGAGCCGCCGCCGGTGCAGCGCGCCCGGAGCCCCGGCGGGACCCGCGAGCCGGACGCGGGAAGGACggaggagccgccgccgccgccgcgcagCCCGGGGGTGGAATCGCCGCGGACCGAGCCCCGCGCAGCGCCCAGCCCGGGCTGCTCGGAGCCGCCGCAGCCCTGCCCGCCGCCCGAGCCGGCCCGGGAGCCGCCGCAGCCCTGCCCGCCGGCTGCCGGGGGCTCCGCGGGGCCCGGGGAGGAGCCGCCCCGgccggaggaggaggagccggatgctgctgctgctgccgccgccgccgcggtgGAGCCCGAGCCGGCGGTGCCCGCGGCCCCGGGCGGAGGGGAGGCGGAGGTGCCGGCGCTGCTGCCCGGCTCCGAGGTGCGGGTCACCCTGGACCACATCATCGAGGACGCCCTGGTGGTCTCGTTCCGGCTGGGAGAGAAGCTTTTTTCCGGGGTCCTCATGGACCTCTCGAAAAG GTTTGGCCCCCATGGAATCCCTGTGACCATATTTCCTAAAAGGGAGTACAAGGACAAACCTGAAGCCATGCAGCTCCAAAGCAAACCATTCCAAGAGGAGGTGCAGGTGAAGTGCGAGGCCGACGCCGCGGTCCCTGATGACTCCTCCCTCACGCAGCCCTCAGAGCCCAGCATAGCTAAAAGCCTTTGGACTTCTAAACCACCTCCCCTCTTTCACGAGGGAGCTCCCTACCCTCCTCCTTTGTTTATCAGGGACACCTACAACCAGTCAATACCTCAGCCTCCACCCCGGAAAATCAAGCGGCCCAAGCGGAAAATGTACAGGGAGGAACCCACTTCCATCATGAACGCCATCAAGCTACGGCCCCGGCAGGTGCTGTGTGACAAGTGCAAAAACAGCGTGGtggcagagaaaaaggagatcAAGAAAGGTGGCAATGCAAGTGACTCTTCCAAATACGAGGACAGTAAAAAGCGAAGAAACGAGAGCGTGACTACTGTGAATAAAAAACTTAAGACTGACCACAAGGTGGATGGAAAAAGCCAAAACGAAAGCCAGAAAAGGAACGCTGTGGTCAAGGTTTCAAATATTGCCCACAGCAGAAGCAGAGTAGTTAAAGTTTCCGCACAAGCAAATACTTCAAAAGCGCagttaaacacaaaaaaagttCTCCAGAGCAAAAACATGGATCATGCAAAAGCTCGGGAAGTCTTGAAAATGGCCAAAGAAAAGGCACAAAAGAAGCAGAGTGCAACCTCCTCTTCCAAAAATGCACATTCAAAGGTCCACTTCACGCGGCGTCTTCAGAACACCAGCTCAGGGTCCCTCCCGCCCCGGTTGCGCCTAAAGCCGCAGCGGTACCGCAACGAAGAGAATGACTCTTCCCTCAAGACAGGACTTGAGAAAATTCGGAGCGGCAAGATGGCAACTAAGCCCCAGTCTCGCTGCTCCTCCACCCGCTCAGCAG
- the PWWP2A gene encoding PWWP domain-containing protein 2A isoform X1 yields MAAMAAEAAATAAVPGDGGAGEAEPEMEPIPGSEAGADPLPAVSEAVESAVPDGEEADGGKAEEPPPVQRARSPGGTREPDAGRTEEPPPPPRSPGVESPRTEPRAAPSPGCSEPPQPCPPPEPAREPPQPCPPAAGGSAGPGEEPPRPEEEEPDAAAAAAAAAVEPEPAVPAAPGGGEAEVPALLPGSEVRVTLDHIIEDALVVSFRLGEKLFSGVLMDLSKRFGPHGIPVTIFPKREYKDKPEAMQLQSKPFQEEVQVKCEADAAVPDDSSLTQPSEPSIAKSLWTSKPPPLFHEGAPYPPPLFIRDTYNQSIPQPPPRKIKRPKRKMYREEPTSIMNAIKLRPRQVLCDKCKNSVVAEKKEIKKGGNASDSSKYEDSKKRRNESVTTVNKKLKTDHKVDGKSQNESQKRNAVVKVSNIAHSRSRVVKVSAQANTSKAQLNTKKVLQSKNMDHAKAREVLKMAKEKAQKKQSATSSSKNAHSKVHFTRRLQNTSSGSLPPRLRLKPQRYRNEENDSSLKTGLEKIRSGKMATKPQSRCSSTRSAGEAPSETQSPSEGPEEASSEVQDTSEVHVTVDQDEQQTLGKRGSKSNITVYMTLNQKKSDSSSASVCSSDSTDDLKSTNSECSSTESFDFPPGSMHAPSSSSSSSSSSSSSKEEKKLSNSLKTEVFSKNVSKCVTPDGRTVCVGDIVWAKIYGFPWWPARILTITVSRKDSGLLVRQEARISWFGSTTTSFLALAQLSPFLESFQVRFNKKRKGLYRKAVTEAAKAAKQLTPEVRALLTQFET; encoded by the exons ATGGCGGCCATGGCTGCGGAGGCGGCGGCGACTGCGGCGGTGCCGGGGGACGGCGGGGCCGGCGAGGCCGAGCCCGAGATGGAGCCGATCCCGGGCAGCGAGGCCGGCGCGGACCCTCTACCGGCCGTCAGCGAGGCCGTGGAGTCGGCGGTGCCGGATGGCGAGGAGGCCGACGGCGGCAAGGCCGAGGAGCCGCCGCCGGTGCAGCGCGCCCGGAGCCCCGGCGGGACCCGCGAGCCGGACGCGGGAAGGACggaggagccgccgccgccgccgcgcagCCCGGGGGTGGAATCGCCGCGGACCGAGCCCCGCGCAGCGCCCAGCCCGGGCTGCTCGGAGCCGCCGCAGCCCTGCCCGCCGCCCGAGCCGGCCCGGGAGCCGCCGCAGCCCTGCCCGCCGGCTGCCGGGGGCTCCGCGGGGCCCGGGGAGGAGCCGCCCCGgccggaggaggaggagccggatgctgctgctgctgccgccgccgccgcggtgGAGCCCGAGCCGGCGGTGCCCGCGGCCCCGGGCGGAGGGGAGGCGGAGGTGCCGGCGCTGCTGCCCGGCTCCGAGGTGCGGGTCACCCTGGACCACATCATCGAGGACGCCCTGGTGGTCTCGTTCCGGCTGGGAGAGAAGCTTTTTTCCGGGGTCCTCATGGACCTCTCGAAAAG GTTTGGCCCCCATGGAATCCCTGTGACCATATTTCCTAAAAGGGAGTACAAGGACAAACCTGAAGCCATGCAGCTCCAAAGCAAACCATTCCAAGAGGAGGTGCAGGTGAAGTGCGAGGCCGACGCCGCGGTCCCTGATGACTCCTCCCTCACGCAGCCCTCAGAGCCCAGCATAGCTAAAAGCCTTTGGACTTCTAAACCACCTCCCCTCTTTCACGAGGGAGCTCCCTACCCTCCTCCTTTGTTTATCAGGGACACCTACAACCAGTCAATACCTCAGCCTCCACCCCGGAAAATCAAGCGGCCCAAGCGGAAAATGTACAGGGAGGAACCCACTTCCATCATGAACGCCATCAAGCTACGGCCCCGGCAGGTGCTGTGTGACAAGTGCAAAAACAGCGTGGtggcagagaaaaaggagatcAAGAAAGGTGGCAATGCAAGTGACTCTTCCAAATACGAGGACAGTAAAAAGCGAAGAAACGAGAGCGTGACTACTGTGAATAAAAAACTTAAGACTGACCACAAGGTGGATGGAAAAAGCCAAAACGAAAGCCAGAAAAGGAACGCTGTGGTCAAGGTTTCAAATATTGCCCACAGCAGAAGCAGAGTAGTTAAAGTTTCCGCACAAGCAAATACTTCAAAAGCGCagttaaacacaaaaaaagttCTCCAGAGCAAAAACATGGATCATGCAAAAGCTCGGGAAGTCTTGAAAATGGCCAAAGAAAAGGCACAAAAGAAGCAGAGTGCAACCTCCTCTTCCAAAAATGCACATTCAAAGGTCCACTTCACGCGGCGTCTTCAGAACACCAGCTCAGGGTCCCTCCCGCCCCGGTTGCGCCTAAAGCCGCAGCGGTACCGCAACGAAGAGAATGACTCTTCCCTCAAGACAGGACTTGAGAAAATTCGGAGCGGCAAGATGGCAACTAAGCCCCAGTCTCGCTGCTCCTCCACCCGCTCAGCAGGTGAGGCCCCTTCAGAAacccagagcccctcagaagGCCCCGAAGAGGCCAGCAGTGAGGTTCAGGACACGAGTGAAGTGCATGTAACTGTTGATCAGGATGAACAGCAGACACTGGGCAAGAGAGGCAGCAAAAGCAATATAACGGTTTACATGACCCTTAATCAAAAGAAATCTGACTCTTCCAGTGCATCAGTTTGTAGTAGTGATAGCACAGATGATTTGAAATCCACCAACTCTGAGTGTAGCTCTACTGAAAGCTTTGATTTTCCTCCAGGCAGCATGCAtgcaccttcctcctcctcctcctcttcctcctcctcctcctcttcgaaggaagagaaaaagctcAGTAATTCCTTGAAAAcagaagtcttttccaaaaACGTCTCTAAATGTGTCACACCAGATGGCAGGACCGTATGTGTAGGGGACATTGTTTGGGCCAAGATTTATGGCTTCCCTTGGTGGCCGGCCCGTATCCTTACCATAACGGTGAGCCGCAAGGATAGCGGGCTGCTGGTGCGCCAGGAGGCTCGCATCTCGTGGTTCGGCTCCACCACCACCTCCTTCCTGGCTCTTGCACAGCTCTCCCCCTTTTTAGAAAGCTTCCAGGTGCGCTTTAATAAGAAGAGAAAGGGTCTGTACCGCAAGGCCGTCACTGAGGCAGCCAAGGCTGCCAAGCAGCTCACGCCCGAGGTGCGGGCCCTGCTGACGCAGTTTGAGACGTGA